A stretch of DNA from Terriglobia bacterium:
GCTCGAGAACCTTTCGGTACTCGGCGATCGCCTCGTCGCGACGCGACTGGACGTCGTAGAGGCGCCCGAGCTGGTAGTGGCCGAAGATCACGAAGCGCGAGTCCCTAGGGCCGAGCGGCAGCGCGAGGACGCGCTTCAGGTGCTCCTCGGCGGCGGCGTATTTCTTGATCCGCATCTCCGCCGCCGCGAGGTTGAAGAGGGTCTGGGGATCGTCCGGGCGGAGCGTAAGCGCCCGCTTCATCGCGACGGCGACCCCGGCGTAGTCCCCCGCCTTGAGCCGTTCCTCCCCCTCGGACTGCACCTTCATGAACGCCACGTCGTCGCTCCGACCGCGGACGCGCTCCTCGACCCACTTGCGGAAGCCTCGCTCGAGCGTCTCCTTGGGCTTGCCGAGAGCGAGGCCGAGTGCGGCCGCGCTCCCCGTCGGTGAGATGTAGGCCTTTCTGAAGCCGTCGGCCCCCGCGGTCTCACGGAGCCAGTTGACGAGCAGGGCCGCGGTCGGGAAGCGCACGGATTCCAACATGGAGCGGGCGGTTTCCTCGTTCAGCACGTCGTCCACGGTGGGGAAGACACCGTTGTCGAGCATCCCCGCCGCGAGGAGGTCGAGGTCGGTGCCGCGGAACGCCTTCTCCTCGCCGATCGCCAGGCCTTCGTACATCGTCGTCAGGGCGCAGGGGCCGAAGACCGCACCGGCCAGAAGGTGGATCTCCTCGTGGGGGGAGGGGGACCGCGCCGCCTTTCGCACCATCGACAGCTCGCGCGCGGTGGGGATCGAGTGCGCAGGGTCCTTCAGCCCCGTCCGCCTCTCCTTCTCCGCCTCGTCCTCGTAAACGTGGAGGAGGATCCGGTAGCCTTCGGGAACCGGCCCGACGTGGGCGGCTGCACGGGCGAGCGCCGACTCGCGCGTCGTCGCGATCGCCTCGAACTCCGCTTCGCCCACCCGGCCGGAATCGTACTGGATGTCGTAATGACCGAACGACCGCGTGGTGTCGGCGTTCGCGTCGTGCCGGATCTCCGGGCCGTGGTCCTTCTCCGCGTCCGCGTTTCGCTCGGGCGGCCATGTGTGCGGGCGCACGAACATCCCCTGGCGGAGGATCTCGAAGTCCCGGAACATCGCCCAGTCCGAGCCCACCGCGGGCAGCTTCATGACGCGGTCGCGCTCAGGGTCGATGCGGGACCAGAAGACGATCATCTTCTCCCGGTCGAACGGGGAGCTGGTGAAGAACATCAGGTCGACATCCGGGTCGGATTCGTGGATGGCGAGGAAGTCGAGGCCGCTCCGGGAGTGCGTGAACGCTGCGGGCGCGTCCGCGGTGCCCAGCAGGCGGTTCCGCCACCCGAGCACCACGAGGTGCTTGTGCCGCTCCTCGGGCCCCACGGCGTCGTCGGCGACGGCGGCGGCCTTGACCTTGTGGCTCCTCTCGAGATAAGCGGCTCGCGACTCCGCCGACCGACGGTTGGCCTGGACGTCCTCGCCGGGACCCGCCGGGTAAACGATCACCACCTCGTCGACGTGGTAGAGATACAGCTCGGCGAGGTACTTCTCGCTGGCCATCCCGCCGCGCTCCTCCGCCCGCGCACAAGGCGCCACGAGGATCGCGACGACGACGAGGACGAGCACGAGGACGACGGCGAAACGCTTCACGAGGCGCCTCCGGGCCCATTCATCATAGAGGGATGCGGCGAGTCCTGTCGAGGCGCGCGAGGCGTTGCCACGGGGCGAGAGAGCACCTACAATCCGACGCCGATCGCCGTCCGAGCCGCCGAGGACCCGCGCCGTGGAGCCAAGCGAGGCCGCCGAGCCCGTCGTTCGAGTGAAAGCCCTCGTCAAGCGCTACGGCCCACTCCTGGCCGTGGACGGGATCGACCTCGACGTCGCCCCGGGCGAGTGTCTGGGCCTGCTCGGCCCGAACGGCGCGGGGAAGTCCACGACGGTTCGGATGCTCTACGGCCACACCCCGTTCACCTCCGGCGAGATCGAGATCCTGGGGCTGGCGCTTCGCCGCCACCTTCGCGCGATCAAGCGCCAGATCGGGGTGGTCTCCCAGGAGGACAACCTCGACCCGGACTTCACCGTGTTCCGGAACCTGCTGGTCTACGGCCGGTACTTCGGCCTCGGGGGACGGGAGTCCCGGCGACGGGCCGCGGAGCTGCTGGGGTTCCTCGAGCTCGAAGATCGGCGGTCGGCGCGGATCCGCGAGCTCTCCACGGGCATGAAGCGCCGCCTGGTGATCGCGCGCGCGCTGATCCACGCGCCCCGGCTCCTCCTCCTCGACGAGCCCACGACCGGACTGGACCCGCAGGCCCGTCAGGCGATCTGGGAGCGCATCCGCGCGCTGCGGCGGGAGGGAACGACGATCCTCCTGACGACGCACGACATGGAGGAGGCGGCCCGCCTATCGAACCGGGTGGTCATCATGGACCACGGAAGGATCTTGGCGGTGGGCCCGCCCGCGGACCTCGTGGCGCGCCACGCTCCGGGCGAGGTCGTGGAGCTGACGGGATTCCCACCGGAGGCGGCGGCGTACCTCGAGGGATCGAGCCTCCGCCACGAGGTGGCCGGGGACCGGCTGCTGGTGCACCCGCCCGAGGGCGGCGGGGCGGCGCTCCTGCGGGATCTCGCCGAGCGCTTTGCCCTCGAGCAGGTGATGCTCCGGCAGGGCAGTCTCGAGGACGTCTTCCTGCGCCTCACGGGCCGGGACCTGAGGGACTGATCCGATGCTGCGCGATCTCGGCCATCTCCGCGAGATCTCCTGGCGCGCGGCCCACGTCTGGCGCCGTGACTTCCTGGTCTACCGGACGACGTGGTGGACGAACCTCCTGCCGCCGCTGCTCGAGCCGGTGCTCTACCTGCTCGCGTTCGGCACCGGCCTCGGCAAGCTGGTGGGGGACGTGAGCGATCAGGGGGCGCGCGTCGGCTACCTCACCTTCATCGCCCCCGGCCTGGTGGCGGTCGCGGTGATGAACTGGTCTTTCTACGAGACGCTGTACGGCTCGTTCGTGAGGATGTACTACCAGAAGACCTTCGACGCGATCCTGGCGACCCCGCTGTCGCTCGAGGACGTCCTGGTCGGCGAGATCCTGTGGGGAGCGACGAAGTCGCTGGTGGCGGCCGGCGTGATGCTGGGCGTGATCTCCCTGTTCGGGGTGCTCTCCTGGCCTTCGTCGTGGTGGGTCCTCGCGCTCGCGGCCCTCGGGGGATTCCTGTTCGCCTGCCTCGGAATGTGCTTCACGGCGCTCTGCCCGACGATCGACACATTCAATCTGCCGATCTTCCTGTTCGTGTTCCCGATGTTCTTGTTCTCCGGCACGTTCTTCCCCGTGGAGATGCTTCCGGCCTGGGCGTCGCGCGCGGTCTGGGCGCTCCCCCTGACGCATGTCGCGTCGCTGATCCGCGCCGCGGCGCTGAACCGCCCGGCGCCGCACCTTGGGGCGAGCCTCGGCTACCTCGGCGGGGTCTCCGCCGTGCTGTTCGTGGCGGCGCTGGTCCTGATGCGCCGCCGGCTGATCCGGTGAAGGCTTGCCGCGCCTCTTCGCCCTCGCGGACCTCCACCTCTCGCTGACGGGAGCGAAGCCGATGGACGTGTTCGGGGAGGCCTGGCGCGGCCACGCCTCGCGCATGGCCGACGCGTGGGACGGGCTCGTCGCCGCGGAGGACACCGTGCTGCTTCCCGGCGACCTGTCCTGGGCGGGCGATCTCGTCGAGGCGGGACCCGACCTGGCGTGGATCGGCGCGCGGCCCGGCGGGAA
This window harbors:
- a CDS encoding ABC transporter permease; translation: MLRDLGHLREISWRAAHVWRRDFLVYRTTWWTNLLPPLLEPVLYLLAFGTGLGKLVGDVSDQGARVGYLTFIAPGLVAVAVMNWSFYETLYGSFVRMYYQKTFDAILATPLSLEDVLVGEILWGATKSLVAAGVMLGVISLFGVLSWPSSWWVLALAALGGFLFACLGMCFTALCPTIDTFNLPIFLFVFPMFLFSGTFFPVEMLPAWASRAVWALPLTHVASLIRAAALNRPAPHLGASLGYLGGVSAVLFVAALVLMRRRLIR
- a CDS encoding ABC transporter ATP-binding protein, which gives rise to MEPSEAAEPVVRVKALVKRYGPLLAVDGIDLDVAPGECLGLLGPNGAGKSTTVRMLYGHTPFTSGEIEILGLALRRHLRAIKRQIGVVSQEDNLDPDFTVFRNLLVYGRYFGLGGRESRRRAAELLGFLELEDRRSARIRELSTGMKRRLVIARALIHAPRLLLLDEPTTGLDPQARQAIWERIRALRREGTTILLTTHDMEEAARLSNRVVIMDHGRILAVGPPADLVARHAPGEVVELTGFPPEAAAYLEGSSLRHEVAGDRLLVHPPEGGGAALLRDLAERFALEQVMLRQGSLEDVFLRLTGRDLRD